In a genomic window of Streptomyces sp. SJL17-4:
- a CDS encoding GNAT family N-acetyltransferase: MSPRATGVPSGLRTEICRDEEAFGRLAAEWTALYGRCSTATPFQSHAWLHSWWLSYGRPGALRLVLVRREDGVLVAAAPLMRARGPLPVLTHLGGSITDFTDVLLDDGCPESAPALAGALARAARGAVIDLREVRPGAAGERVLVHWRGPRRRMPDSLCLELPAVPMEGLLARIPSGKAQRVRAKLRKLDALGIDTHVVTGSEVPAALDRLLRLHRLQWQGRGVTAEHTSERFAQHLTRAVRPMVERGDAMVTEFRLAGDVVAADLTLMSPRLAGGYLYGADPALRARKVDVATMLLRHGAGESSAGGRATLSMLRGTEAYKHHWRPETVGNQRLMLTGRGTAPLLWLRAGAADARRWAVRQARERAWVGRALGRLTGRTPNGGGG; this comes from the coding sequence GTGAGCCCGAGAGCGACGGGCGTCCCGTCGGGCCTGCGGACCGAGATCTGCCGTGACGAGGAGGCCTTCGGGCGGCTGGCGGCCGAGTGGACGGCGCTGTACGGGCGCTGTTCCACCGCCACCCCCTTCCAGTCCCACGCCTGGCTGCACTCCTGGTGGCTCTCGTACGGCAGGCCCGGTGCGCTGCGGCTGGTGCTCGTACGACGCGAGGACGGCGTACTCGTCGCCGCCGCGCCCCTGATGCGCGCCCGGGGTCCGCTGCCCGTCCTCACCCATCTCGGCGGCTCGATCACCGACTTCACGGACGTGCTCCTCGACGACGGCTGCCCCGAGTCGGCCCCCGCGCTGGCCGGGGCGCTCGCCCGGGCCGCCCGGGGCGCGGTGATCGACCTGCGGGAGGTACGACCGGGGGCGGCCGGCGAACGGGTCCTCGTCCACTGGCGGGGGCCACGCCGACGGATGCCCGACTCGCTCTGCCTGGAGCTGCCCGCCGTACCCATGGAGGGGCTCCTCGCCCGTATCCCGTCCGGGAAGGCCCAGCGGGTCCGCGCCAAGCTGCGCAAGCTCGACGCCCTCGGCATCGACACGCACGTGGTCACCGGTTCCGAGGTGCCGGCCGCCCTCGACCGGCTGCTGAGGCTCCACCGGCTCCAGTGGCAGGGGCGGGGCGTCACCGCCGAGCACACCAGCGAGCGGTTCGCCCAGCACCTCACGCGGGCGGTGCGGCCGATGGTGGAGCGCGGGGACGCGATGGTGACCGAGTTCCGGCTGGCCGGGGACGTGGTGGCCGCCGACCTGACCCTGATGTCCCCGCGGCTCGCCGGCGGCTATCTGTACGGCGCCGACCCGGCCCTGCGGGCCCGCAAGGTCGACGTCGCGACGATGCTGCTCCGGCACGGCGCCGGGGAGTCCAGCGCCGGCGGCCGGGCCACGCTGAGCATGCTGCGGGGCACCGAGGCGTACAAGCACCACTGGCGGCCCGAGACCGTCGGCAACCAGCGGCTCATGCTCACCGGACGGGGTACGGCCCCGCTGCTCTGGCTCCGCGCGGGCGCCGCCGACGCGCGCCGCTGGGCGGTCCGGCAGGCGCGGGAACGCGCCTGGGTGGGCCGTGCGCTCGGCCGGCTCACCGGGCGCACGCCGAACGGCGGCGGCGGATGA
- a CDS encoding ATP-grasp domain-containing protein, translating into MPRRQSFDTSVPTVLVRLDRNPFHHGTLGAARSLGRAGIPVHAVIESSTSPVARSRYLRSARASPGSASATELVALLHRYADEIEDEAGPAPDGSSVPFLVLPLDDVSALGLARRRAELSPRFLLPEQTEEQLLRVADKAALAETCAALGLPHPRTELPTGSREATAMAWSLGLPVVAKWSRPWLLPAGGGLRSTSIVRSLAEVRELYARTPEAGSRLLLQELLPTGRDLDWFFHGYVDADGGCTTGATGRKERSWPDGAGLTAVGRWTANPTVERTARELFDALGYRGVCDLDFRLNPSTGAYHLLDFNPRPGAQFRLFADADGLDVVRALHLDLTGRPVPPHSPAYGRRFVVENYAALSFLTSPRRRPTDGSGSGSGGASRRTEYAWCAADDPAPACAMGLAWLGHLLRRAVASARRFLGSRRTRPPLPPAPPQPRSPSNQLTPR; encoded by the coding sequence GTGCCGCGCCGTCAGAGTTTCGACACCAGCGTCCCCACCGTTCTAGTGCGGCTCGACCGGAATCCCTTCCATCACGGCACGCTCGGAGCCGCGCGCTCGCTCGGCCGGGCGGGAATTCCGGTCCACGCGGTCATCGAATCGAGCACCAGTCCGGTCGCCCGCTCCCGTTATCTCCGATCGGCCCGCGCGAGTCCCGGGTCGGCCTCCGCCACCGAGCTGGTCGCGCTCCTCCACCGGTACGCGGACGAGATCGAGGACGAGGCGGGCCCGGCACCCGACGGCTCGTCAGTTCCCTTCCTCGTCCTCCCCCTGGACGACGTGAGCGCCCTCGGCCTGGCGCGCCGCCGCGCCGAGCTCTCCCCGCGCTTCCTGCTCCCCGAGCAGACCGAGGAGCAGCTGCTGCGGGTCGCGGACAAGGCGGCGCTCGCCGAGACCTGCGCGGCCCTGGGCCTGCCCCATCCCCGTACCGAACTCCCCACCGGCTCCCGCGAGGCCACCGCCATGGCCTGGTCGCTCGGTCTGCCGGTGGTCGCCAAGTGGAGCCGCCCCTGGCTGCTTCCGGCCGGTGGCGGGCTGCGCAGCACCTCGATCGTGCGGTCCCTCGCCGAGGTGCGGGAGCTGTACGCCCGGACACCGGAGGCCGGCAGCAGGCTGCTGCTCCAGGAACTCCTCCCCACGGGCCGTGACCTGGACTGGTTCTTCCACGGGTACGTGGACGCGGACGGCGGCTGTACGACAGGCGCGACGGGCCGCAAGGAGCGGTCCTGGCCGGACGGCGCCGGGCTCACCGCCGTGGGCCGCTGGACGGCGAACCCGACCGTGGAGCGCACGGCCCGCGAGCTGTTCGACGCGCTCGGCTACCGGGGCGTGTGCGACCTGGACTTCCGGCTGAACCCGTCGACGGGCGCGTACCACCTGCTCGACTTCAACCCCCGGCCCGGCGCGCAGTTCCGGCTCTTCGCCGACGCGGACGGTCTGGACGTGGTCCGGGCGCTCCATCTGGACCTCACCGGGCGCCCCGTACCCCCGCACTCCCCCGCGTACGGCCGCCGGTTCGTGGTCGAGAACTACGCGGCGCTGTCGTTCCTCACCTCACCCCGCCGCCGTCCCACGGACGGGTCCGGGTCCGGGTCCGGGGGCGCGTCGCGGCGGACCGAGTACGCCTGGTGCGCGGCGGACGACCCGGCACCGGCGTGCGCGATGGGCCTCGCCTGGCTCGGGCACCTGCTGCGCAGGGCGGTGGCCTCGGCGCGGCGGTTCCTCGGCTCCCGGCGGACGCGTCCACCGCTGCCGCCCGCGCCGCCGCAGCCCCGCAGCCCCTCCAACCAGCTCACCCCACGATGA
- a CDS encoding FAD-dependent oxidoreductase, translated as MYDLVVVGAGPYGLSVAAHAAAHGLRLRTFGRSMASWHAMPSGMFLKSEPWASHLSDPEGAYGLDAYAATRGVRAAHGVPLPVDFFAAYGDWFARQAVPALDARLIGSVAPGADGFELRTEDGEALRARTVALAVGVLPFMEIPGPLRGLPRRYVTHSSHHGELDRFTGRDVTVVGAGQAALETAALLVEGGAATVRILARADRLNWNTLPPALDRGLWPTVRAPHTGLGCGWRNKLYADTPGVFRRLPAATRERIFDSALGPAGAWWLRERFAAVGDVRLGQRITSATVTGDERLRLDVTGPEGTTVLETDHVVAATGFTPSLDRADVLSPELRGALRTVGAGGAPEVGGLFESSWPGLFLAGLLTAPSYGPSMRFVLGAEYTAGRLVRGVRQRLRVGTRGGAVGRPRTGGRAPVSA; from the coding sequence ATGTACGACCTGGTGGTCGTCGGGGCCGGACCGTACGGTCTGTCCGTGGCCGCGCACGCGGCCGCCCACGGGCTGCGCCTGCGGACCTTCGGCCGCTCGATGGCGTCCTGGCACGCGATGCCCTCGGGCATGTTCCTGAAGTCGGAGCCCTGGGCCTCTCATCTCTCCGACCCGGAGGGGGCGTACGGGCTCGACGCCTACGCCGCCACGCGGGGTGTCCGCGCCGCGCACGGGGTGCCGCTGCCGGTGGATTTCTTCGCCGCGTACGGCGACTGGTTCGCCCGGCAGGCGGTGCCCGCGCTCGACGCGCGTCTGATCGGCTCGGTCGCGCCCGGCGCGGACGGCTTCGAGCTGCGCACCGAGGACGGCGAGGCGCTGCGGGCCAGGACGGTGGCGCTGGCGGTCGGCGTCCTGCCCTTCATGGAGATCCCGGGACCGCTGCGGGGCCTGCCCCGGCGGTACGTCACCCACTCCAGCCACCACGGCGAGCTGGACCGCTTCACCGGCCGGGACGTCACCGTCGTCGGGGCCGGGCAGGCCGCCCTGGAGACGGCCGCGCTCCTCGTCGAGGGGGGCGCCGCGACCGTACGGATCCTCGCCCGTGCGGACCGGCTGAACTGGAACACCCTGCCCCCGGCCCTCGACCGTGGCCTGTGGCCGACCGTGCGCGCACCGCACACGGGGCTCGGCTGCGGCTGGCGGAACAAGCTGTACGCGGACACCCCGGGGGTCTTCCGGCGGCTGCCGGCCGCGACCCGCGAGCGGATCTTCGACTCGGCGCTCGGCCCGGCGGGGGCCTGGTGGCTGCGCGAGCGGTTCGCGGCGGTCGGGGACGTGCGCCTCGGGCAACGGATCACCTCGGCGACCGTGACCGGGGACGAGCGGCTGCGGCTCGACGTGACCGGGCCGGAGGGAACGACGGTCCTGGAGACCGACCATGTCGTCGCGGCCACCGGCTTCACTCCGAGCCTGGACCGGGCGGACGTGCTCTCCCCGGAGCTGCGCGGCGCGTTACGGACGGTCGGCGCGGGCGGGGCACCGGAGGTCGGGGGTCTCTTCGAGTCCTCGTGGCCGGGCCTGTTCCTCGCCGGGCTGCTCACCGCGCCTTCGTACGGTCCCTCGATGCGGTTCGTCCTCGGGGCCGAGTACACGGCGGGGCGTCTGGTGCGCGGGGTGCGGCAGCGGCTGCGGGTGGGGACCCGGGGCGGGGCGGTGGGCCGACCGCGTACGGGCGGGAGGGCGCCGGTCTCCGCATGA
- a CDS encoding chaplin, with protein sequence MNCKKAAAVVAGIIMAMGAATPAFADAEAEGLAFGSPGVLSGNVVQVPIHVPINVCGNSVNVIGALNPAAFNTCVNA encoded by the coding sequence ATGAACTGTAAGAAGGCTGCTGCCGTCGTCGCCGGAATCATCATGGCCATGGGTGCGGCGACCCCCGCCTTCGCCGACGCCGAGGCCGAGGGCCTGGCGTTCGGTTCGCCGGGCGTCCTCTCCGGCAACGTCGTCCAGGTCCCGATCCACGTGCCGATCAACGTCTGCGGCAACAGCGTGAACGTCATCGGCGCGCTCAACCCGGCCGCGTTCAACACCTGCGTCAACGCCTGA
- a CDS encoding rodlin, which translates to MIKKIMAAAAVTASVVGASAAAASPALAIADDGGTTSLSGNGAHQSFGNSETKGNMSPQFSAVQGSLNKLCLGVPAKGNVGSVVGILVPVAVQDINVLSSPQNQQCTENSTQAKGDEPLSHILEDIPVLSGNGAYNG; encoded by the coding sequence GTGATCAAGAAGATTATGGCGGCTGCGGCTGTTACGGCCTCTGTTGTCGGCGCTTCTGCTGCGGCGGCCTCCCCGGCGCTCGCCATCGCCGACGACGGCGGTACGACCTCGCTCAGCGGCAACGGCGCGCACCAGTCGTTCGGCAACTCGGAGACCAAGGGCAACATGAGCCCGCAGTTCTCGGCCGTCCAGGGCTCGCTGAACAAGCTCTGCCTCGGCGTCCCGGCCAAGGGCAACGTCGGCTCGGTCGTCGGCATCCTCGTCCCGGTCGCGGTCCAGGACATCAACGTCCTGTCCTCCCCGCAGAACCAGCAGTGCACCGAGAACTCCACCCAGGCCAAGGGTGACGAGCCGCTGTCGCACATCCTGGAGGACATCCCGGTCCTCTCCGGGAACGGCGCCTACAACGGCTGA
- a CDS encoding rodlin: MIKKVMATAAAAVSIVGASAAVASPALAIANDGGTTSLSGNGAHQEYGNSATYGHMSPQFALVQGSLNKPCVGLPAKLNAGSIVGLIPIAVQDINVLSSPQNQQCTENSTQAKGDEALSHILDDIPVLSGNGVGNN, encoded by the coding sequence GTGATCAAGAAGGTTATGGCCACTGCGGCCGCAGCCGTCTCCATCGTCGGCGCCTCCGCCGCCGTTGCCTCTCCCGCGCTCGCCATCGCCAACGACGGCGGCACCACGTCGCTCAGCGGCAACGGCGCCCACCAGGAGTACGGCAACTCCGCCACGTACGGCCACATGAGCCCCCAGTTCGCGCTGGTCCAGGGCTCGCTGAACAAGCCGTGCGTGGGTCTGCCGGCCAAGCTCAACGCCGGTTCCATCGTCGGGCTCATCCCGATCGCGGTCCAGGACATCAACGTCCTGTCCTCCCCGCAGAACCAGCAGTGCACCGAGAACTCCACCCAGGCCAAGGGTGACGAGGCGCTGTCGCACATCCTGGACGACATCCCGGTCCTGTCGGGCAACGGCGTCGGCAACAACTGA
- a CDS encoding LCP family protein produces MKFPRSRRPRRPLLVPAALVALAALAPGALAAAPTELPAPERGLNLLVVGIDSRRGVTEEEKKRFRLGGKECDCTDVMMLVHVSAENDRVDVVSLPRDSLTSFPDQHRDRRTGKLHAAHQAKINGAWAEGGSSFTVETVESLTGLPVHRYLEIDFRRFMDTVDRVDGGVPICTEKALKDSATGIDLQPGTTPVGGGEALQYVRSRKADGKMDFGRIQKQQQFVVNTLERLREGMLDDPDRLRDLAETLRGTGATERGISATELLTLASRLRDLPPDRMEFATVPVRGFNPNIAGVGSTLDWDEEGAAEVFGRLRRDQPLPAADEVAPSEISVATYRPAPGASLICP; encoded by the coding sequence ATGAAATTCCCGCGATCACGGCGCCCCCGACGTCCGCTGCTCGTTCCGGCGGCGCTCGTCGCGCTCGCCGCCCTCGCTCCCGGCGCCCTCGCCGCCGCACCCACCGAGCTCCCCGCCCCCGAACGGGGGCTGAACCTCCTCGTGGTCGGCATCGACAGCCGCAGGGGTGTCACCGAGGAGGAGAAGAAACGATTCCGGCTCGGCGGGAAGGAGTGCGACTGCACGGACGTGATGATGCTCGTGCACGTCTCGGCCGAGAACGACCGGGTCGACGTGGTGAGCCTGCCGCGCGATTCGCTCACCTCCTTCCCCGACCAGCACCGCGACCGGCGGACCGGGAAGCTGCACGCCGCCCACCAGGCGAAGATCAACGGTGCCTGGGCCGAGGGCGGTTCCTCCTTCACGGTGGAGACCGTCGAGTCGCTGACCGGACTGCCCGTCCACCGGTACCTGGAGATCGACTTCCGGCGCTTCATGGACACCGTGGACCGTGTCGACGGCGGGGTCCCCATCTGTACGGAGAAGGCCCTCAAGGACTCGGCCACCGGCATCGACCTGCAGCCCGGGACCACGCCGGTCGGCGGCGGCGAGGCGCTCCAGTACGTGCGGTCGCGGAAGGCCGACGGGAAGATGGACTTCGGCCGCATCCAGAAGCAGCAGCAGTTCGTGGTGAACACCCTGGAGCGGCTCCGCGAGGGCATGCTCGACGATCCGGACCGGCTGCGGGACCTCGCGGAGACCCTGCGGGGGACGGGGGCGACCGAGCGCGGGATCTCCGCGACCGAGCTGCTCACGCTCGCCTCGCGGCTGCGGGACCTGCCCCCGGACCGGATGGAGTTCGCGACCGTGCCCGTACGCGGCTTCAACCCGAACATCGCGGGCGTCGGGTCCACGCTCGACTGGGACGAGGAGGGGGCGGCGGAGGTCTTCGGGCGACTGCGGAGGGACCAGCCGCTGCCGGCCGCCGACGAGGTCGCGCCCAGCGAGATTTCCGTGGCCACCTACCGGCCGGCTCCGGGGGCTTCGCTCATCTGCCCGTAG
- a CDS encoding rodlin, with protein MKKLLATAAVAASVLGATAAGAGQALAIADDGGTTSLSGNGAHQEFGNSSTHGNMSPQFALVQGSLNKPCIGLPAKVNAGSIVGLIPIAVQDINVLSSPQNQQCTENSTQAKGDEPLSHILSDIPVLSGNGAGNS; from the coding sequence ATGAAGAAGCTGTTGGCTACGGCTGCTGTGGCCGCGTCGGTGCTCGGCGCGACGGCGGCGGGTGCCGGACAGGCGCTCGCGATCGCCGACGACGGTGGCACCACCTCGCTCAGCGGCAACGGTGCCCACCAGGAGTTCGGCAACTCGTCCACCCACGGCAACATGAGCCCGCAGTTCGCGCTCGTCCAGGGCTCCCTGAACAAGCCGTGCATCGGTCTGCCTGCCAAGGTCAACGCCGGTTCCATCGTCGGGCTCATCCCGATCGCCGTTCAGGACATCAACGTCCTGTCCTCCCCGCAGAACCAGCAGTGCACCGAGAACTCCACCCAGGCCAAGGGTGACGAGCCGCTGTCGCACATCCTCAGCGACATCCCCGTGCTGTCCGGCAACGGCGCCGGCAACAGCTGA
- a CDS encoding thioredoxin domain-containing protein produces MANRLAHETSPYLLQHADNPVDWWPWSAEAFEEARRRDVPVLLSVGYSSCHWCHVMAHESFEDDATAALVNDNFVAVKVDREERPDVDAVYMEAVQAATGQGGWPMTVFLTPDAAPFYFGTYFPPAPRHGMPSFPEVLEGVKGAWADRRDEVGEVAERIVKDLAGRSLAYGGDGVPGEEELAQALLGLVREYDATHGGFGGAPKFPPSMALEFLLRHHARTGSEGALQMAADTCEAMARGGIYDQLGGGFARYAVDRAWVVPHFEKMLYDNALLCRVYAHLWRATGSDLARRVALETADFMVRELRTPEGGFASALDADSDDGTGKHVEGAYYAWTPAQLTAVLGAEDAALAAAHYGVTEDGTFEHGSSVLQLPQEAGPADADRMASIAARLLAARSERERPGRDDKVVAAWNGLAIAALAETGALFDRPDLVERATEAADLLVRVHMDESARLTRTSKDGRAGANAGVLEDYADVAEGFLALAAVTGEGAWLDFAGFLLDLVIDRFTAEGGALYDTAHDAEALIRRPQDPTDNAAPSGWTAAAGALLSYAAHTGSDAHRAAAEGALGVVKALGPRAPRFIGWGLAVSEALLDGPREIAVVGAPGDEAFRELRRTALLATAPGAVLAFGAPDSEEFPLLRDRPLVAGGPAAYVCRHFTCDAPVTDPDELRRKL; encoded by the coding sequence ATGGCGAACCGACTGGCCCATGAGACCTCCCCGTACCTCCTTCAACACGCCGACAACCCGGTCGACTGGTGGCCGTGGTCGGCCGAGGCCTTCGAGGAGGCCCGGCGCCGCGACGTCCCCGTGCTGCTCAGCGTCGGCTACAGCTCCTGCCACTGGTGCCACGTCATGGCGCACGAGTCCTTCGAGGACGATGCCACCGCGGCCCTGGTCAACGACAACTTCGTCGCCGTCAAGGTCGACCGCGAGGAGCGCCCCGACGTCGACGCCGTCTACATGGAGGCCGTCCAGGCCGCGACCGGCCAGGGCGGCTGGCCGATGACCGTCTTCCTCACCCCGGACGCCGCCCCCTTCTACTTCGGTACGTACTTCCCGCCCGCGCCCCGCCACGGCATGCCCTCCTTCCCGGAGGTCCTGGAGGGCGTCAAGGGCGCCTGGGCCGACCGGCGCGACGAGGTCGGCGAGGTCGCGGAGCGCATCGTCAAGGACCTCGCGGGCCGCTCCCTCGCGTACGGCGGCGACGGCGTCCCCGGCGAGGAGGAGCTCGCCCAGGCCCTCCTCGGACTCGTCCGCGAGTACGACGCGACCCACGGCGGCTTCGGCGGCGCCCCCAAGTTCCCGCCGTCCATGGCCCTGGAGTTCCTGCTCCGCCACCACGCCCGTACGGGCTCCGAGGGCGCCCTCCAGATGGCCGCCGACACCTGCGAGGCGATGGCCCGCGGCGGCATCTACGACCAGCTCGGCGGCGGCTTCGCCCGCTACGCCGTCGACCGCGCCTGGGTCGTGCCCCACTTCGAGAAGATGCTGTACGACAACGCCCTGCTCTGCCGGGTGTACGCGCACCTGTGGAGGGCCACCGGCAGCGACCTGGCCCGCCGGGTCGCCCTGGAGACCGCCGACTTCATGGTCCGCGAACTCCGCACCCCCGAGGGCGGTTTCGCCTCCGCGCTCGACGCGGACAGCGACGACGGCACCGGCAAGCACGTCGAGGGGGCCTACTACGCGTGGACCCCGGCGCAGCTCACCGCGGTCCTCGGCGCGGAGGACGCCGCCCTCGCCGCCGCCCACTACGGCGTCACCGAGGACGGCACCTTCGAGCACGGCAGCTCCGTCCTCCAGCTCCCGCAGGAGGCCGGTCCGGCCGACGCCGACCGGATGGCCTCGATCGCCGCCCGGCTCCTCGCCGCCCGCTCGGAGCGCGAGCGTCCGGGCCGCGACGACAAGGTCGTCGCCGCCTGGAACGGTCTCGCGATCGCCGCCCTCGCCGAGACCGGCGCCCTCTTCGACCGCCCCGACCTCGTCGAGCGCGCCACCGAGGCCGCCGACCTCCTCGTCCGGGTCCACATGGACGAGTCCGCCCGCCTCACGCGTACGTCCAAGGACGGCCGGGCCGGCGCCAACGCCGGCGTCCTGGAGGACTACGCCGACGTCGCCGAGGGCTTCCTCGCCCTCGCCGCCGTCACCGGCGAGGGCGCCTGGCTCGACTTCGCCGGCTTCCTCCTGGACCTCGTCATCGACCGCTTCACGGCCGAGGGCGGGGCCCTCTACGACACGGCCCACGACGCAGAGGCCCTGATCCGCCGCCCGCAGGACCCCACGGACAACGCCGCCCCGTCGGGCTGGACCGCCGCCGCCGGCGCGCTGCTCTCCTACGCCGCGCACACCGGCTCGGACGCCCACCGCGCCGCCGCCGAGGGCGCCCTCGGCGTCGTCAAGGCCCTCGGCCCGCGCGCGCCCCGCTTCATCGGCTGGGGCCTGGCCGTCTCCGAGGCCCTCCTCGACGGGCCCCGGGAGATCGCCGTGGTGGGCGCCCCCGGTGACGAGGCCTTCCGGGAGCTGCGCCGTACCGCGCTGCTTGCGACCGCCCCCGGAGCGGTGCTCGCCTTCGGCGCCCCCGACAGCGAGGAGTTCCCGCTGCTGAGGGACCGTCCGCTGGTGGCCGGTGGTCCCGCCGCGTACGTGTGCCGTCACTTCACCTGTGACGCGCCGGTCACCGACCCGGACGAACTGCGCCGGAAGCTCTGA